One part of the Rutidosis leptorrhynchoides isolate AG116_Rl617_1_P2 chromosome 1, CSIRO_AGI_Rlap_v1, whole genome shotgun sequence genome encodes these proteins:
- the LOC139888334 gene encoding probable LRR receptor-like serine/threonine-protein kinase At1g56130 has translation IVSLSCRSFSSNNFNGRLPVDLGKLTSLEQLYIDSSGVSGPFPQEFSNLKSLHTLWASDNGFTGKLPEFFGTFTNLTTLRLEGTSLEGPIPSSYAALTKLEDLRIGDLSSEDSTLDFLVNLSSLSILSLRSARVTGEIPSQIGTFANLQTLDLSFNKLTGSIPNSFQDSQSLHFLYLGSNSLNGQIPSNIITPQLRALDVSFNSITGNLPANFAKIGRSLNVVGTFINGDGVLDRKASEISSCMISNKQCTNKVPVNSFAVKCGGPQQVSSFGVKYDDDSETLGASSVYASSNNNWAVSNTGSFISNPNGPQYTTQTASQIIGTLDSELYQTARISPNSLRYYGLGLRNGRYNVELHFSEIQMDDSESWKGLGRRLFDIYIQGERVVQDFNIKAEARGSKRALMKSIEANVTNTIIDIHLMWAGKGTCCIPVQSTFGPLISAIYVTQVSPLIGSSNNKKKVGRIVGITLGGVAVLFIATSVVYLWWVRKKRDHVRINSDSPKKSLTSA, from the exons ATTGTTTCACTGTCATGCAGAAGCTTCAGTTCAAATAATTTCAATGGACGTTTGCCTGTTGATTTAGGGAAGTTGACTTCCTTAGAGCAATT GTACATAGACAGCAGTGGAGTTAGCGGCCCATTTCCTCAAGAATTCTCAAACTTGAAGTCCCTTCACACTCT GTGGGCATCGGATAATGGTTTTACAGGAAAGCTTCCTGAGTTTTTTGGAACTTTTACAAATCTAACAACACT GAGACTTGAAGGAACATCTCTTGAAGGCCCAATTCCCAGCAGTTATGCTGCTTTAACGAAACTAGAAGACCT GAGAATTGGTGATCTGAGTAGTGAAGATTCAACACTTGATTTCTTGGTTAACTTGTCAAGCCTCTCAATTCT CTCATTGAGAAGCGCTCGAGTAACCGGCGAAATTCCATCACAAATTGGCACGTTTGCAAATTTACAAACTCT GGACTTGAGCTTCAACAAATTAACAGGGAGCATACCGAACTCTTTCCAAGACTCTCAATCGTTGCATTTCTT GTATCTTGGAAGCAATAGCTTAAACGGGCAGATCCCATCAAATATAATAACTCCACAGCTTCGGGCATT AGACGTCTCCTTTAATTCCATCACCGGAAATTTGCCTGCAAATTTTGCCAAGATTGGGCGATCATT GAATGTTGTAGGAACTTTTATAAATGGAGATGGCGTACTAGACAG GAAGGCTTCTGAGATATCTAGTTGCATGATAAGCAATAAGCAGTGTACAAATAAGGTTCCAGTCA ATTCGTTTGCTGTCAAGTGTGGTGGCCCGCAACAAGTGTCTTCGTTTGGTGTTAAATATGATGATGATTCAGAAACTCTCGGGGCTTCATCAGTATACGCAAGTTCGAACAATAATTGGGCTGTAAGCAACACAGGGAGTTTCATATCGAACCCAAATGGGCCCCAATATACGACACAGACCGCTTCTCAGATCATAGGTACTTTAGACTCTGAGTTATATCAAACTGCAAGAATTTCACCAAATTCGTTAAGGTATTACGGGCTAGGCTTGAGAAACGGAAGGTATAATGTTGAATTACATTTTTCTGAGATACAAATGGATGATTCTGAGTCATGGAAAGGGCTTGGAAGACGCTTATTCGACATTTATATTCAG GGTGAAAGAGTTGTTCAAGATTTCAACATAAAGGCAGAAGCACGCGGATCAAAAAGAGCGCTGATGAAATCGATTGAAGCGAATGTAACAAATACTATAATTGACATTCATTTGATGTGGGCGGGAAAAGGTACTTGCTGCATACCGGTTCAAAGCACATTTGGTCCTTTGATCTCGGCTATATATGTTACTCAAG TATCTCCACTTATCGGTTCTTCGAATAACAAGAAGAAAGTAGGACGAATTGTTGGAATAACGCTTGGAGGTGTAGCCGTGTTGTTCATAGCAACGTCTGTTGTTTACTTGTGGTGGGTCAGGAAAAAAAGGGATCATGTTCGTATCAATTCAGACTCACCAAAGAAAAGCCTAACTTCAGCCTAA
- the LOC139864076 gene encoding ATP synthase subunit b', chloroplastic-like, which translates to MANMITASSKTPTTSPPTPTKSTPPPLPLPPTPKPLISLSFTPKTLTLATTTIAAAIAATPLPSLAEEFEKAQLFDFDLTLPIIAAEFLFLMFTLDKLYYSPLGNFMDKRDSEIKEKLSSVKDTSTEVKQLEEQAAAIMRAARAEIAAALNQMKKETAGEVDAKLAEGRKKVEAELQEALASLEKQKVDTIKSLDSQIAALSQEIVNKVLPV; encoded by the coding sequence ATGGCCAACATGATAACGGCCTCATCCAAAACCCCAACCACATCTCCTCCAACTCCAACTAAATcaacaccaccaccactaccactaccaccaaCACCAAAACCCCTAATTTCACTCTCATTCAcccccaaaaccctaaccctagccacCACCACAATCGCCGCCGCAATCGCCGCCACACCACTCCCTTCACTCGCCGAAGAATTCGAAAAAGCTCAACTCTTCGACTTCGATCTTACTCTCCCAATCATCGCCGCTGAATTTTTATTCCTCATGTTCACACTCGACAAACTTTACTACTCACCATTAGGTAATTTCATGGACAAAAGAGACTCTGAAATTAAGGAGAAATTAAGTAGCGTGAAAGATACGTCAACTGAAGTGAAACAATTGGAAGAACAAGCGGCGGCGATTATGAGAGCTGCAAGAGCTGAGATTGCGGCGGCGTTGAATCAGATGAAAAAAGAAACCGCCGGCGAAGTTGACGCGAAATTAGCGGAAGGACGGAAAAAAGTTGAAGCGGAGTTACAGGAAGCGTTGGCGAGTTTGGAGAAACAAAAAGTTGATACTATTAAATCACTTGATTCACAAATTGCTGCTCTTAGTCAGGAAATTGTCAACAAGGTCCTTCCAGTTTGA